The Cerasicoccus sp. TK19100 genome window below encodes:
- a CDS encoding PulJ/GspJ family protein yields the protein MKLHSKSNAQRGFSLPEVLIAVGVFSTLIAISSTFFIDSYRTLFKSQTALEANRSSRSFLDFLSQDGMEADSFVIYPAYSNKVSEGDRVVSGKSGDFLILAETDIGVLGTEYHRLVGYYVSEREEDEYDDILVFEYDVADADISKPLESLVAKAINNSKDRLVFAQVKRIGGDGMFINVDSGNVFSFHAIRVRFPEQAQPSKILHTTINVRS from the coding sequence ATGAAATTACACTCCAAATCAAATGCTCAGCGAGGCTTCTCGCTGCCGGAAGTGTTGATCGCCGTTGGCGTTTTCTCGACCCTGATCGCGATTTCCAGCACCTTCTTCATCGACTCCTACCGAACTCTTTTCAAGAGCCAAACCGCACTGGAGGCCAACCGCTCTTCACGCTCTTTTCTGGACTTCCTTTCCCAAGACGGCATGGAGGCGGATTCCTTCGTGATCTATCCAGCCTATTCCAATAAAGTCTCCGAAGGTGACCGCGTCGTGAGCGGCAAGTCCGGCGATTTTCTGATACTGGCGGAAACCGATATCGGCGTGCTCGGCACCGAATACCACCGCCTCGTAGGCTACTATGTCTCCGAACGCGAGGAGGATGAATACGATGATATTCTGGTCTTCGAATACGATGTAGCCGATGCAGACATCTCCAAACCGCTGGAGAGCCTCGTCGCCAAAGCGATCAACAATTCCAAAGACCGCCTGGTCTTCGCGCAAGTTAAGCGCATCGGCGGGGACGGCATGTTTATCAACGTCGACTCCGGCAATGTTTTTTCATTTCACGCAATCCGCGTCCGCTTTCCCGAGCAGGCGCAACCTTCAAAAATTCTTCACACGACCATTAACGTACGCTCCTGA
- a CDS encoding pilus assembly PilX family protein codes for MRLSTQPSRRGSAILVVLILSTAIAVIAGTVLNSTLTEKRMNLRNSLRTEALRAAEVGLELAFAEYVNDVETNSGLYAAAIANPKQEITLSSRGKNMVVRNNIKSIEIRSEFVPLPVRRFIDGKDPANDDDPLKNKYVIETNINLYAKVVAERSGQDVEVFLAKTMAIRDAPLFSHAIFFNDDLLFHRNFDIVGDVHTNGDLELDTHNGDNPLKLGNMTTAVGDLYRLTTVDSSNMGNRLSTGDNRINLKGKLDLDNMNYHSGGTVYSNGILVNKGVDSRMNNWMEVSQSMFNGSLMDASYGVPVFKPVGAEDAQKDNIYTPGVNEMNNSGYSLIEPLLPTGHSAIKNDAIREGKMAAKAGLLLRLEANQTWTPRDQYGNYTTNPNKIVNDNEYFVVKGYKYKTRVGSGTPQLEAVPLPDRLIGVANPNITSVNSGQPYAEKFKEESASGKRNGHSYSSKITGGLEDTRTGRSMDLVTMDIARLKEVLEKDVSSLDSSAKDFRNSFNTNSDWNGVVYVEFPTSTKVDTSASANTTDISSKPFQYGSAEKDIPELASQYSTESWKHTPKPRTDNIVPIAEEFRTLNTSDTGLGLQVINGGKLPSVGANEGLTIATNTSMYVVDHFNSDGNFKTGTGLSKNDGSNADADSGHGEVPAALMADSVTLLSGAWADNRQYSHMGYGSQSSTRKANEPLEVSACIASADYSVYEFFVRSLENWQHLLSHSDVGGLGHKNPIVVKGSLVSFWDSEIPLMKNVYGRDKTKPVDKYWNEFASHAFTTPRFHQFLADGRFPPGTPTARFYDLREYDVMHPADKTDVTLLSGVGFKMN; via the coding sequence ATGAGACTATCGACACAGCCATCGCGTCGCGGATCCGCCATCCTCGTCGTGCTGATTTTATCCACCGCCATCGCTGTCATTGCCGGCACGGTGTTAAATTCCACCCTCACGGAAAAACGCATGAACCTGCGTAATTCCCTGCGCACAGAAGCTTTGCGCGCAGCCGAAGTGGGCCTCGAACTCGCCTTCGCGGAATACGTCAACGACGTCGAGACTAACAGCGGCCTTTATGCGGCAGCCATCGCCAATCCCAAGCAGGAGATCACCTTGTCCAGCCGCGGCAAAAACATGGTGGTGCGCAACAACATCAAGAGCATCGAAATCCGCTCCGAGTTCGTGCCGCTGCCAGTGCGCCGCTTCATCGACGGCAAAGATCCGGCCAATGACGACGACCCGCTCAAAAACAAATATGTCATTGAAACCAACATCAACCTTTACGCCAAAGTTGTCGCCGAGCGCAGCGGCCAGGATGTGGAGGTTTTCCTCGCCAAGACCATGGCCATCCGGGACGCCCCGCTGTTCTCGCACGCCATTTTCTTCAATGACGACCTGCTCTTTCACCGTAATTTCGACATCGTCGGTGACGTCCACACCAATGGCGACCTCGAGCTGGACACGCACAACGGCGACAACCCGCTCAAGCTCGGCAATATGACCACCGCCGTAGGCGACCTTTACCGCCTGACCACCGTCGACTCCTCCAACATGGGCAACCGCCTTTCCACGGGCGATAACCGCATCAACCTCAAAGGCAAGCTCGACCTGGACAACATGAATTATCACTCGGGCGGCACCGTTTACAGCAATGGCATCCTCGTGAACAAAGGTGTCGACTCCCGAATGAATAATTGGATGGAGGTCTCGCAATCCATGTTTAATGGCTCACTGATGGACGCATCCTACGGAGTCCCGGTCTTTAAGCCAGTCGGCGCTGAAGACGCCCAAAAGGATAATATCTACACACCCGGCGTGAATGAGATGAACAACAGCGGCTATTCGCTGATCGAGCCACTACTCCCCACTGGCCACTCTGCGATTAAAAACGATGCCATCCGCGAAGGTAAAATGGCGGCCAAGGCCGGCCTGCTGCTGCGCCTCGAAGCCAACCAAACCTGGACTCCACGTGACCAATATGGCAACTACACCACCAATCCGAACAAGATCGTAAATGACAACGAATACTTCGTGGTTAAGGGCTACAAATATAAAACCCGCGTTGGTTCCGGCACCCCGCAATTAGAAGCCGTCCCCCTGCCCGATCGTCTGATCGGCGTCGCCAACCCCAACATCACCTCGGTCAACTCCGGCCAGCCCTATGCAGAGAAGTTTAAAGAGGAGTCAGCCTCCGGCAAGCGCAACGGCCACAGCTACAGCAGCAAAATCACCGGTGGTCTCGAAGACACCCGCACCGGCCGCAGCATGGACCTCGTCACCATGGATATTGCCCGCCTCAAGGAAGTGCTGGAGAAAGACGTTAGCTCACTCGACTCATCCGCTAAAGACTTTCGCAACAGCTTCAATACAAACAGCGATTGGAACGGCGTCGTTTATGTGGAGTTCCCGACCTCGACCAAAGTCGACACGAGCGCTTCGGCTAACACCACCGACATCAGCAGCAAGCCTTTCCAATACGGATCGGCCGAGAAAGACATCCCCGAGCTGGCCAGCCAATACAGCACCGAAAGCTGGAAGCACACGCCCAAGCCGCGCACGGATAACATCGTGCCTATCGCCGAAGAATTCCGCACCCTCAACACGTCCGACACCGGACTGGGCTTGCAGGTGATCAATGGCGGAAAGCTGCCCAGTGTCGGCGCGAACGAAGGCCTCACCATTGCCACCAATACCTCCATGTATGTGGTCGATCATTTTAATTCCGATGGCAACTTTAAGACCGGCACCGGCCTGAGTAAGAACGACGGCAGCAACGCCGATGCCGACTCCGGCCATGGCGAAGTGCCTGCCGCTCTGATGGCCGACTCCGTTACCTTGCTCAGTGGAGCCTGGGCCGACAACCGCCAATACAGCCACATGGGCTACGGCAGCCAGTCCAGCACCCGCAAGGCCAATGAGCCGCTGGAGGTTTCTGCCTGCATCGCCTCGGCCGACTACTCTGTCTATGAGTTTTTCGTCCGCTCATTGGAGAACTGGCAGCACCTGCTTAGCCATTCCGATGTGGGTGGCCTCGGCCACAAAAACCCCATTGTCGTCAAGGGTTCGCTAGTCTCATTTTGGGATTCGGAAATCCCGCTGATGAAGAATGTCTATGGCCGCGACAAGACAAAGCCCGTCGATAAATATTGGAACGAATTTGCCTCGCACGCCTTCACCACGCCGCGCTTCCACCAATTCCTAGCCGACGGCCGCTTCCCTCCCGGCACCCCGACTGCGCGCTTCTATGACTTGCGCGAATACGATGTCATGCACCCCGCTGACAAGACAGATGTCACGCTGCTCTCCGGCGTCGGCTTCAAAATGAATTAA